The Methanothermobacter sp. CaT2 DNA window CAGTGAAGCTGATTACATCAAAGTCCCTCAGTGGACTTCCAGATTCAAGGCTTCGTTTGTAGGGGTGTATCACCCGCTCACACCATGCATCATCCCTTGAATTTATAAGATGATAGATTATATGGTAACCGAGTGAGGACATGGCGGTCCTGTAGGGCCCGGGGTAACAGGATGCGACCCTGACATCAACCATCCGGGGGTTCTTGATGATGACATTGTATTCCCGAAGCTGCATGATCTATACTTTATAAAGTCATTGCACTTAAAGTGGCCATAATGGCAGGCTGCCGCATAATATAAATTTAACTCCAACATAATTAGGGTATTGGCTTCTGAAGATGATAGGATGAAGGTGAAGAAGTACTCACTTGTTGCTGTTGGAGGAACCTTTGACAGATTTCATAAGGGCCACAGAAGGCTCCTTGATGAGGCGTTTCGTATTGGGAATACCGTTATGATTGGTGTAACATCAGATGAATTTGCATCTGCAAAGGGAGACGATATAGAACCCTGCAGTGTCAGAATGAAGAACCTTGAGGAGTATCTTTCAGATAAGGATACTGAGTACCATATAATGAGGCTGGAGGACCCCTATGGCACCACAGTTACCGATGAAAGATTCGATGCCATAGTGGTGAGCAGGGAGACCGAGCCGGTTGCCCATGAAATAAATGAAATAAGAAAAAGAAAGGGATTCAGGGAACTTGATATCATAACCATTGACATGGTGCCCGCAGATGATGGCATACCCATCTCATCCACCCGGATAAGGAGGGGAGAGATAGACAGGATGGGCCATCTCCTTGAGAGGATACGCCATGCAATAAAGAGGAAGAGAAATCAGTGAATCCCGGGGTGTTTACATGAGGGTTAATGTGGGATCAACAAATCCAGTTAAGGTTAAGGCCACAGAGAATGTCCTTGGGAAGATATTCGATGAACTTGAGGTCAGGGGTGTTGAGGTTGACTCAGGAGTATCTGATCAGCCAGTAGGTCTTGAGGAGACTGTGGAGGGGGCCATCAACCGTGCAAGGGGGGCTTTCAGCAACTGTGATCTGAGTGTTGGCATCGAGTCAGGTCTACACAGGGTGCCGGGGTCAATCACGGGATTTGTTGACCTCCAGTGGTGCGCCATCTATGATGGTGATCATGTAACACTGGGGGTGAGCGCAGGCTTTGAATACCCTCCCCTGGTGGTTGAGGAGGTCCTCTCAGGCAGGGAGGTTGGGGACGTCATGGATGAACTCACAGGCGTGGATGAACTGGGCAGGAAGAGGGGTGCTGTGAGTTTCCTTTCCCATGGGCTGCTTGACCGTGTTGGAAATACCGAGCAGTGCGTCCTCATGGCCATGATACCCCGCATGAACCCATCACTATATGGTCTTGAATAGGTGGTGTTTTTCCTGGAAGTCAATGAAAATGTGAAGATCTTCCTTCTGATGGTACTCATATTCTTCACGGGTTTCATTCTGAGAGCTGAGACTGTTCATCTTGTAGACATCAATGGTACTGAGGGGCTATATCTTACAGATGATCAGGGCCTCCCCTACATGTACGAACTGGACTCCTATTACAACTACCGCATCACAGAGAACTACCTGAAAAACGGCCATCCTGGGGATACACTGAAAGCAGGGATTCCATGGGACTCCTATTCCTATTACCCTCCTGGAAAACCCGCTGTCTATCCACCAGTGATATCATGGGTTTCGATAATGCTCTACAGGCTTCTTGACCCCTTCACAGATATGAGCCTCTACGAGCTCTGCTTCTGGCTGCCGGCTGTTGTGGCACCCTTTGCAGGTACTGTGATGTTCTTCCTCATCAGAAAATATGCTGGTGACGCTGCAGGGTTCGCCGGGGGCATACTGATGGTCACAGCACCACTCTACTTTGCAAGAACCATCCCCGGGTTTTTTGATACAGACATGTTCAACTGTCTTATGCCAGCTTTAATTGTGCTTTTCTACACGAGTGTGGTGGAATCCAGGGATAAATATGGCTGCCTCGCTTCTGGGCTACTCTTTGCGGTTTCTATGCTGCTTTTTTCCCTTTCATGGACAGGATGGCCGTTCATGCTCTATGTTACCCTTGCATCGGCCTTTATTTATTCGATCATATCATGGAGGATGGGGGCGCTTGATTTTTTGTGCATCAAGAGGCTCTTCCTTCCAGTTTTACTGGCAATTTTTCTAATAGGATTATTCAATGGCCCCCAGCAGCTTTCAGGGATCAACCCAATCGCCATCCTTGACTCAACATCATCGACAGGACCATGGCCAGATATCTATGAGTCGGTCTCAGAACTTGGCCACCCCTCAGTTGAGGTGTTTCTCTCTGCTGCAGGACCCCTCAACCTGGGTTTCGGTGTTTTCGGGGCTCTTGTGATTATCAGCATCTTCATAAGGGGAGATATGAGGAGGAAACATCTCCCATCATTCAACCCATTCATCCTCACCCTTTCACTGGTATGGATGCTGTCAGGGCTTACAGCATACTATATCAGTGTTCGCTTCGGTATTCTCGCAATAACCCCCCTCACATTCATATCAAGCATATTCCTTGGCGTTGTCTTCTCATATATGAGGGTCCTCAGTGGTAGGTGGAACTTCAGGGCGGATATTCCTGTGGTTCTCCTACTGGCCCTCATAATCTCAGTTGCCACCATCGAGGCTGCTGAGATTGGCAGGATTCCCTTTATAAATGATGACTTCGCGGATGCTGCGGCTTTCCTGAAGGATGGGACAGGAGAGGGCACCGTTGTTGTGACTGAATGGAGCTATGGCCACTATATCACAGCCGCCGCAGAACGCCCAGTTCTTTTTGATGGGGGATCACAGAATACCCCGAGGGCATACTGGATTTTCAGGGCATTCGAGACAGACAATGAGAGTTTATCTGCCGGGATATTAACGATGCTCACATCTTCGGGGGACTCAGCAGTATCACTTCTTGAAAACAGGACAGAAAACACGTCACTAACGGTTCAGATACTCAACGATATCCTTGGTGTTAACAGAAGATCTGCGGAGGAAATCCTCATCAGAAAGTACGGCCTTGAAAGGGGGTTTGCAGAGAAACTCCTTGTATATACCCATCCAGAGAGAAGGAACTATGTTATTCTAACAGCAGAGGGTATGAGGTACGTAGGTTACTGGTACCTTTACTATGGATCATGGAACTTCACCTCGTTTACCCCCAGACCCCTCTACGAGGTTGTGGATACAGGGAGGTCTGAAATGATGAAATCTGTTGATGAGGGCTCATGGAGGGGTAAGAGACCCTACCGTTTCATAATAAAAGATGGGAACTCTGTGAAAAGGGTTGATGTGGATGAATCCAGCAGTTTTTCTGTTATATTCCTCCCAGATGAAGGAGAGGCCATAATTATAGATAGAAGATTTGATGATTCCCTATTCGTGAGACTGGTACTCCTTGAGGAGAATTCCAAATACTTCAGGAAGTTATATAATAATGACAATGTAATCATATGGCAATTAAAATAGATTGACAATTTTAAAGTAATGGTGGATGTGTTATGCAAGAGTCTCTTAAGGTATTCTTATTTATAAGCATAATATTTTGCACCGGATTTATTCTAAGGGCTGACACCGTTAATCTTCATCACTTTAATGCAAGCGAAAAGGATTATCTGACGGATTTTCAGGGTCTTCCATATATGTATGATGCGGATTGTTACTACAATTATCGTGTTACCCTAAATTATTTCAAAAATGGGCACCTGGGAGATAAGTACAATGGAAAATTCAGCTGGAATATTTATTCATATTATCCAGAAGGAAGACCCTCAAATTATCCTCCATTCATCGCATGGTTGGCTGTTTTCTTTTACAATTTTCTTGCTTTATTTGTGAATATAACCCTCTACGAGGCATGTTTTTGGTTGCCAGCAATTATAGCACCATTTACGGGTATAATGCTATTTTTATTAATGAGAAATCATGTTGATGACATTTCAGCATTTATTGCTGGTATTTTGGCGGTCACAACACCCATCTACTTCTCAAGGACAGTAGCTGGTTTCTTTGATACGGACATGTTAAATGTTTTAATTCCTCTTATAATAGTATTATTTTTTTATGGAGGCATTAGAACTGAAAATATGTTTAAAAAGTATATTAAATGCATTCTTGCAGCGGTTTTTCTACTCCTCTTCTCGCTGACATGGAATGGCTGGGCATTTATTTTTATAATCATAGTTCTAACATCTTTAATCTATGTCCTAATTCTTAAAAGTAGTGACAAGAGCTCAACGCCTTTCATTCAATTTTTCGCGGTTTTTATTTTGTTTTCTATTTTATTTATAGGGATGTTGAAATTATTCGGCGCGGGTATTTATTTAAATTTCCCCAACACTTCGCTTTTTTTAAAATCGAATTTTAATAATAACTGGCCAAACGCTAATTTATCAGTCTCAGAACTTTCGAAACCATCTTTCATTGAGTTTGTTTGGTTTTTAGGCGGTTTGAATATAGGTTTCGGTATTTTGGGTGTAGTTGTAGTGGTCTTAAATTTATTATCAGCAAACCTGAAGGATAAATCAGATTTATTTTTCTACCTACTGATGTCAGTATGGCTTTTTGTGGGTCTGATTTCTTATTCTATGAGTATAAGATTTGGCATAATTTCATTCATACCCCTTGTAGCCTTTTCATCGATTTCTATCAACAAAATAATTGGAACTGTTCTTAAATTGAAAAATAACTTTATTAGAATTTTTATATTACTTTTAATTATTTCATCCTTTTTTGTAATTTCAGTAGCTCAAACCCAGGTATTTAAACTGCGACCAGCAGTAAACGATGATTTTGTAGATGCAGCAGCTTTTATAAATAAAACATTTTCATCCCCACCTGTTTTAGTAATGGACTGGAGTTATGGTCATTATTTCACTTCAGAGGGCATCCCAGTTTTAATGGATGGGGGCTGCTTAACTCCTCAAAGGAATTACTGGATTAGCAGAGCACTTTCTACAGATAATGAAACGCTTTCAAAAAACATATTAATAATGTTATCCTGTAGTGGGGATATTCCTATAGAAATGTTATATAAAAGGACAGGGAATATTTCTTTGACAGCCACTATATTGAATGAGATACTCTCTATGGATAAAAAAGATGCAAAATTAATTCTAATGGAAAAATATGGTATGAATCCTAACTTTTCGAATCAATTACTAAATTTCACGCATCCCTATCCAAAGAAAAGAATTGTTATTCTTACAGGTGACCATGAGATAAAAAGTGGCTACTGGAATTTTTATTATGGATACTGGAATTTTGCTAAATCTCAACCTCAGGAATTTGTTTATTCAGAAGGCGAGATAACATCAATAAATGATACATTAAAACATTATTCAAATAACATGTCTTTGGACTTAAAAAAAAGGTTCGCTTCTTGGAATGGAAAGAGACCTTATGAGGTTATATTGGTATATAAAAACCATAAAGATGAATTTAGGGTTTATAATGAGAGTAATCTAGTTTTCATAGTTTTCATGGAAAAAAATAGAGCTTTAGTGGTGGACAAAAAATCTAAAAATTCCCTTTTTATAAAAATTTCTGTCTTAAATGAAGGTACAGAACACTTTAAAAGAATCTATGCCAATGGACATGTTAGTTTATGGGAACTTAGATAATTTAATTTTAATAAATATCCATAATTTAAAGGAAAAAAGCAGAGTCACTCAAGGACTAAATATCTAAAAAAATTTTCAAAGTTTGTTGATCGTGGAGTCACGGGCGGTGTTGATTACTTCGCTGATATTTCCCGCTATTGAGCCTGAGATGTTGAAAATGTAGGAGCCTACGGCTATCACGATTACCAGAAGTGCTCCTACAATCAGTATCATTTCAGCGCTTATCTGCGCCTCTTCCTCGATCAACAATTCAATCGGCTCTTAAATTGATGCACCGCTTCTGGCGTTCTGCCTAACTTCGCTTATGTCCCGTGCGGCGTTGAGGTCTGATTTGCTGAAGTATGCTCTGTAGATTAGTAGTGCGACGATTGCTATTACGATTACACCACCGAAGAGCAGTATGTATTCAGCTGCACCCTGTCCGGCTTCATCTTTCAGGAATTTCATATTTTCACACCTCCATTAATTCACCAGTTCTGGCTTGTTTCATCTTATGTTGTTAACCACTTATAAATTTAGCGGATAACCTTTCCAGTTTAACCATTCATTTCACATGGATATAAATATATTTAAAGGGTTTTGTTCATAATATCACAAAGGTGATGAAATGCCGCGGAAGTACAACATTGACAGGGTGATACTTGAAATCCTCCAGGAGGGTGATCTTAGCAGGGCAGAGATTGTGGACAGAATAAGGTCGAGAATCGAGTTCAGTGTCACCGATAAGACAATAAATGAGGCCATCTTCAAGCTGCTCAAGGCAAGCAGGATAACCGTCACAGGCTATGACCTTAGCATATACAATGGCGTTGATAGAGTGCAGTCCCTTAAACCTGACGGCATAATATTTGGTCTTGTGCAGAGGGATCCCCTTGAGATGAACCTCTTAATAAGAAAAATTGAATCTGAAAACCTTCATGAATCTGAATCAGCGCTTAACAAACTCAGAAAGATCTTCAGGGCTAAAACGGCTGAGATTGGAGTCGACGCCGAGGCCATATTTGGAATGATAGTAAATGAAATACTGTCCCTCGACCCTGACCAGAAGCGCATCATGACACAGAAACTTGCCTATGCCCTGAGTGACGAGGACG harbors:
- a CDS encoding STT3 domain-containing protein; the encoded protein is MQESLKVFLFISIIFCTGFILRADTVNLHHFNASEKDYLTDFQGLPYMYDADCYYNYRVTLNYFKNGHLGDKYNGKFSWNIYSYYPEGRPSNYPPFIAWLAVFFYNFLALFVNITLYEACFWLPAIIAPFTGIMLFLLMRNHVDDISAFIAGILAVTTPIYFSRTVAGFFDTDMLNVLIPLIIVLFFYGGIRTENMFKKYIKCILAAVFLLLFSLTWNGWAFIFIIIVLTSLIYVLILKSSDKSSTPFIQFFAVFILFSILFIGMLKLFGAGIYLNFPNTSLFLKSNFNNNWPNANLSVSELSKPSFIEFVWFLGGLNIGFGILGVVVVVLNLLSANLKDKSDLFFYLLMSVWLFVGLISYSMSIRFGIISFIPLVAFSSISINKIIGTVLKLKNNFIRIFILLLIISSFFVISVAQTQVFKLRPAVNDDFVDAAAFINKTFSSPPVLVMDWSYGHYFTSEGIPVLMDGGCLTPQRNYWISRALSTDNETLSKNILIMLSCSGDIPIEMLYKRTGNISLTATILNEILSMDKKDAKLILMEKYGMNPNFSNQLLNFTHPYPKKRIVILTGDHEIKSGYWNFYYGYWNFAKSQPQEFVYSEGEITSINDTLKHYSNNMSLDLKKRFASWNGKRPYEVILVYKNHKDEFRVYNESNLVFIVFMEKNRALVVDKKSKNSLFIKISVLNEGTEHFKRIYANGHVSLWELR
- a CDS encoding STT3 domain-containing protein — encoded protein: MFFLEVNENVKIFLLMVLIFFTGFILRAETVHLVDINGTEGLYLTDDQGLPYMYELDSYYNYRITENYLKNGHPGDTLKAGIPWDSYSYYPPGKPAVYPPVISWVSIMLYRLLDPFTDMSLYELCFWLPAVVAPFAGTVMFFLIRKYAGDAAGFAGGILMVTAPLYFARTIPGFFDTDMFNCLMPALIVLFYTSVVESRDKYGCLASGLLFAVSMLLFSLSWTGWPFMLYVTLASAFIYSIISWRMGALDFLCIKRLFLPVLLAIFLIGLFNGPQQLSGINPIAILDSTSSTGPWPDIYESVSELGHPSVEVFLSAAGPLNLGFGVFGALVIISIFIRGDMRRKHLPSFNPFILTLSLVWMLSGLTAYYISVRFGILAITPLTFISSIFLGVVFSYMRVLSGRWNFRADIPVVLLLALIISVATIEAAEIGRIPFINDDFADAAAFLKDGTGEGTVVVTEWSYGHYITAAAERPVLFDGGSQNTPRAYWIFRAFETDNESLSAGILTMLTSSGDSAVSLLENRTENTSLTVQILNDILGVNRRSAEEILIRKYGLERGFAEKLLVYTHPERRNYVILTAEGMRYVGYWYLYYGSWNFTSFTPRPLYEVVDTGRSEMMKSVDEGSWRGKRPYRFIIKDGNSVKRVDVDESSSFSVIFLPDEGEAIIIDRRFDDSLFVRLVLLEENSKYFRKLYNNDNVIIWQLK
- a CDS encoding class III signal peptide-containing protein; this translates as MIEEEAQISAEMILIVGALLVIVIAVGSYIFNISGSIAGNISEVINTARDSTINKL
- a CDS encoding phosphopantetheine adenylyltransferase, translating into MKVKKYSLVAVGGTFDRFHKGHRRLLDEAFRIGNTVMIGVTSDEFASAKGDDIEPCSVRMKNLEEYLSDKDTEYHIMRLEDPYGTTVTDERFDAIVVSRETEPVAHEINEIRKRKGFRELDIITIDMVPADDGIPISSTRIRRGEIDRMGHLLERIRHAIKRKRNQ
- a CDS encoding Flp family type IVb pilin, producing MKFLKDEAGQGAAEYILLFGGVIVIAIVALLIYRAYFSKSDLNAARDISEVRQNARSGASI
- the yjjX gene encoding inosine/xanthosine triphosphatase, producing the protein MRVNVGSTNPVKVKATENVLGKIFDELEVRGVEVDSGVSDQPVGLEETVEGAINRARGAFSNCDLSVGIESGLHRVPGSITGFVDLQWCAIYDGDHVTLGVSAGFEYPPLVVEEVLSGREVGDVMDELTGVDELGRKRGAVSFLSHGLLDRVGNTEQCVLMAMIPRMNPSLYGLE